The Argentina anserina chromosome 3, drPotAnse1.1, whole genome shotgun sequence genome includes a region encoding these proteins:
- the LOC126789228 gene encoding receptor-like protein kinase HSL1 isoform X2, with the protein MIFHKEDLDLLLVPSAILILFVYIVITSCRQGNDPHATKREWVKRIMKVDTKEGLAVISSRIQETYACGAACLMIFPVAWLANSSSFVFQRKLVYGNSSPELISIKFECLISCFLLAMAFYGYSAKQFKQTIHLISSKNKQAEARAVRAYVAACTFFSLGMRFLQCAGTLLLWFFGPIPMFVSSIVLVIFLHVSEMITSPPKHIHPQSAVENHGENSDLERMCFRKWKASIQTQSLDEDNVIGSWSSGKVYKVSLNDGQAIAVKKLVREKKVCKSGDVEKGWDSDDGFEAEVATLEKIKHKNIMKLLDSFTTRDFKFLIYEYMPNGSLGDLLHSSKAGLLDWPRRCKIARDAAEGLCYLHHDCDPAIVHRDVKSNNILLDADFGARLADFRVAKIVDALDKGPKSMSVIKGSPGHIAQDNAYERRAKNSNVKGDIYCFGVVILELVTGKHPGDPDCGKKGLAKWVRTTLKQKGEEHVIDPKLDSCHLEEICRVLDIGIYCTKRLPFSRPSMTKVVKLIQQVSEEKNPKIAKKEA; encoded by the exons ATGATCTTCCACAAAGaggaccttgatcttctgctGGTTCCAAGTGCCATACTGATTCTATTTGTCTACATTGTAATCACAAGTTGCAGACAGGGAAATGATCCGCACGCCACTAAACGGGAGTGGGTGAAAAGAATCATGAAG GTTGATACGAAAGAAGGTCTTGCTGTGATCTCATCTAGGATACAAGAGACATATGCTTGCGGTGCAGCCTGCTTGATGATCTTTCCTGTAGCTTGGCTTGCAAACTCTTCCAGTTTTGTGTTTCAGAGAAAACTTGTGTATGGTAACTCGAGCCCAGAACTCATCAGCATCAAGTTTGAATGCCTCATATCATGTTTCCTCCTCGCCATGGCATTCTATGGTTATTCAGCAAAGCAGTTCAAGCAAACGATCCATCTAATAAGCTCAAAGAACAAGCAAGCTGAGGCCAGGGCAGTGCGGGCTTATGTAGCAGCATGTACTTTCTTCTCACTTGGAATGAGATTCCTACAATGTGCTGGCACTCTGCTGCTATGGTTTTTCGGCCCTATCCCAATGTTTGTTTCCTCTATTGTTTTAGTCATATTCCTTCATGTCTCTGAAATGATTACTAGTCCACCGAAGCATATCCATCCTCAGAGTGCAGTTGAAAATCACGGAGAAAATTCAGATTTGGAACGGATGTGTTTTCGAAAGTGGAAAGCCAGTATCCAAACACAATCTCTTGATGAAGATAATGTGATTGGTAGTTGGTCTTCTGGGAAAGTGTACAAGGTTTCGCTAAACGATGGGCAGGCTATTGCAGTAAAGAAGCTGGTGCGAGAGAAAAAGGTGTGTAAGAGTGGTGATGTTGAGAAAGGTTGGGACAGTGACGATGGCTTTGAAGCAGAGGTCGCAACTTTGGAGAAGATAAAACACAAGAACATTATGAAGCTCTTGGATTCTTTTACTACAAGGGACTTCAAGTTCCTGATTTATGAGTACATGCCAAATGGTAGTCTTGGTGATTTGCTGCATAGTAGCAAAGCAGGGTTGCTGGATTGGCCTAGAAGGTGTAAGATTGCTCGTGATGCTGCTGAGGGGCTTTGTTATCTCCATCATGATTGTGATCCTGCTATTGTTCACAGAGATGTGAAATCAAACAACATATTGTTGGATGCTGATTTCGGAGCTCGATTGGCAGATTTCCGGGTAGCTAAGATAGTTGACGCTTTGGATAAAGGGCCTAAATCCATGTCAGTCATTAAAGGTTCACCTGGTCACATTGCTCAAG ATAATGCATATGAACGACGGGCTAAGAACTCGAATGTGAAGGGTGATATATACTGCTTTGGTGTTGTCATTCTGGAATTAGTGACCGGGAAACATCCAG GTGACCCGGATTGTGGAAAAAAGGGTTTGGCTAAATGGGTCCGTACCACTTTGAAGCAGAAAGGAGAGGAGCATGTCATTGACCCCAAACTTGATTCTTGTCACTTGGAAGAAATATGCAGGGTCCTTGACATTGGGATTTACTGCACCAAACGTCTCCCATTCAGTCGACCATCCATGACAAAAGTGGTCAAACTAATCCAACAAGTGAGCGAAGAGAAAAATCCCAAGATTGCAAAGAAGGAAGCATAA
- the LOC126789232 gene encoding GABA transporter 1-like has translation MATPSSIDAYVRDQVVENGGREAHVCAQPKLDAGALFVLKSKGSWLHCAYHLTTSIVGPDLLSLPYSLAFLGWTAGIFCMVIGALVTFYSYNLIALVLEHKAQFGHRRFRFRDLAHDVLGPRWCRYFVGPLQFLVCYGAVVGSILLGGQCMKAIYLLLNPNGNMKLYEFVIIFGCLMLLLAQIPSFHSLRHINLVSMLLCLTYSVCVTAACIYIGKSNTGSQKDYSLKGTTVNRVFGIFNANSIIATTYGNGIIPEIQATLAAPVKGKMFKGLSVCYVFVTMTFFSVAISGYWAFGNKAEGLILSNFLDDGKPLIPMWLIFMTNIFTIFQLSAVGVVYLQPTNEVLETTFSDPTSNELSARNVIPRLISRSISVMVATAIAAMLPFFGDINSVIGAFGFIPLDFVLPVVLFNLTFKPSKRSLIYWLNVTIAVVFSILGIIGAVAAIRQISIDAETYKLFANV, from the exons ATGGCGACACCAAGCTCTATAGATGCATATGTTCGAGATCAAGTAGTAGAAAATGGTGGCCGAGAAGCTCATGTTTGTGCTCAACCCAAACTTGATGCCGGGGCTCTTTTTGTTCTTAAATCCAAAG GATCATGGTTACACTGTGCATATCACTTGACAACCTCAATCGTTGGTCCAGATCTTCTAAGTCTGCCATATTCTTTAGCCTTCCTCGGATGGACCGCTGGGATTTTCTGTATGGTTATTGGAGCATTAGTGACTTTCTATTCCTACAACTTAATCGCTCTGGTTCTTGAACACAAGGCTCAATTCGGGCATCGGCGCTTTCGATTCAGAGACCTTGCTCACGACGTTCTAG GGCCTAGATGGTGTCGGTATTTCGTCGGACCACTTCAATTCCTGGTATGCTATGGCGCTGTTGTTGGCTCTATTCTTTTGGGAGGACAATGCATGAAG GCAATATACTTGCTATTAAACCCAAATGGCAATATGAAGCTTTATGAATTTGTGATCATATTTGGATgcttgatgttgttgttggctCAAATCCCATCTTTTCATTCACTCAGGCACATCAACCTTGTCTCCATGCTTCTCTGCCTAACCTATAGCGTTTGTGTCACTGCTGCCTGCATATACATTG GAAAGTCTAACACAGGGTCCCAAAAGGACTATTCCTTGAAGGGAACCACTGTAAATCGTGTTTTTGGGATCTTCAATGCCAATTCCATCATTGCTACAACATATGGCAATGGCATCATTCCAGAAATTCAG GCAACGCTAGCAGCACCAGTAAAGGGAAAGATGTTCAAGGGACTATCTGTTTGTTATGTCTTTGTGACGATGACTTTCTTCAGTGTTGCCATCTCTGGTTATTGGGCGTTCGGAAACAAAGCTGAAGGCCTCATCCTTAGTAACTTCTTGGATGATGGAAAGCCTTTGATTCCAATGTGGCTCATTTTTATGACCAACATTTTCACCATATTCCAACTTTCAGCTGTAGGTGTG GTATATCTACAACCCACAAATGAAGTGCTAGAGACCACATTTTCAGACCCAACAAGCAACGAGTTGTCTGCTCGGAATGTGATTCCGAGGTTAATTTCCCGGTCAATATCTGTCATGGTAGCTACAGCTATAGCAGCAATGCTTCCATTTTTTGGGGATATTAACTCAGTAATTGGTGCATTTGGTTTTATCCCTCTTGACTTCGTTTTGCCTGTTGTGCTCTTCAACTTGACCTTCAAACCATCGAAACGAAGCCTCATTTACTGGTTGAACGTCACTATTGCTGTAGTATTTTCAATCTTGGGAATCATAGGTGCAGTTGCAGCTATAAGACAAATAAGCATCGACGCCGAAACTTACAAATTATTTGCTAATGTATGA
- the LOC126789223 gene encoding receptor-like protein kinase HSL1 — MLNLSYNPFFPGRIPPELGNLTNLQVLWLTECNLVGEIPDSLGRLSQLTDLDLAINALHGPIPASLTDLTSVVQIELYNNSLTGGLPPGMSKLKNLRLLDASMNRLTGPIPDELTRLELESLNLYENNFEGSLPASIADSPNLYELRLFQNKLTGELPQNLGKNSPLKWIDLSHNQFSGSIPATLCEKGQMEEMLMINNAFSGEIPSSLGECQSLTRVRLGHNKLSGEVPATFWGLPHVYLLELIDNHLSGPIAKTIAGAANLSLLIIEKNGFEGPIPEEIGWVENLLQFSGGDNKLSGALPESIVKLRQLSSLDLHGNELSGELPSGTQSWVHLSELNLANNQLSGKIPDGIGNMTVLNYLDLSGNRFSGQVPFGLQNMKLNVFNLSNNELSGELPPLFAKEMYRNSFLGNPGLCGDLEGLCESRAEEKSQGYIWLLRCIFILAALVFVVGVVWFYFKYKSFKKANSVIDKSKWTLMSFHKLGFSEYEILDCLDEDNVIGTGGSGKVYKVVLSNGEAVAVKKLWRGKVKECDSDDVEKGWVQDDGFEAEVDTLGKIRHKNIVKLWCCCTARDCKLLVYEYMPNGSLGDLLHSSKAGLLDWPIRFKIALDSAEGLSYLHHDCVPAIVHRDVKSNNILLDGDFGARVADFGVAKVVDATGKGAKSMSVIAGSCGYIAPEYAYTLRVNEKSDIYSFGVVILELVTRKRPVDPEFGEKDLVKWACTTLDQKGVDHVIDPKLDSCYKEEICKVLNIGLLCTSPLPINRPSMRRVVKLLQEAGTEKHPQIKKEGKLSPYYYEDASDHGSVA, encoded by the exons ATGCTCAACCTTTCTTACAACCCGTTTTTCCCGGGTCGGATCCCGCCCGAACTCGGCAACCTAACCAACCTCCAAGTCTTGTGGCTCACCGAGTGTAACCTAGTCGGTGAAATACCCGACTCGCTGGGTCGACTCAGTCAGCTCACTGATTTAGACCTCGCCATTAACGCTCTGCACGGTCCAATTCCTGCGTCGCTGACCGACTTGACCAGCGTCGTCCAGATTGAGCTCTACAACAACTCCCTGACCGGAGGCCTGCCGCCGGGAATGTCGAAGCTCAAGAACCTCCGGCTGCTCGACGCGTCCATGAACCGGCTGACGGGGCCGATTCCCGACGAGTTAACTCGGCTGGAGCTCGAAAGCCTCAATCTTTACGAGAACAACTTCGAGGGGAGCTTGCCGGCGAGCATTGCCGACTCGCCGAACCTCTACGAGCTCAGGCTCTTCCAGAACAAGCTCACCGGCGAGCTGCCGCAGAATCTCGGCAAGAACTCTCCTTTGAAGTGGATAGACCTTTCGCATAACCAGTTTTCCGGCAGCATTCCGGCGACGCTGTGCGAGAAGGGGCAAATGGAGGAGATGCTGATGATAAACAACGCTTTTTCCGGCGAGATTCCGTCGAGTTTGGGGGAGTGTCAGAGCCTGACCAGAGTCCGGTTAGGTCACAACAAGTTGAGCGGTGAAGTTCCGGCGACATTCTGGGGGCTACCGCATGTCTACTTACTCGAGCTAATCGACAATCACTTATCCGGTCCGATAGCCAAGACTATCGCCGGCGCGGCGAACCTTTCGCTTTTGATAATAGAGAAGAACGGGTTTGAAGGTCCGATACCGGAGGAAATCGGGTGGGTTGAGAACCTTCTGCAGTTTTCGGGCGGTGACAATAAGCTCAGTGGAGCTCTGCCGGAGTCTATAGTGAAGCTACGACAGCTCAGCAGTTTAGACCTTCACGGAAATGAGCTTTCCGGCGAGCTGCCGAGTGGGACGCAGTCTTGGGTGCATTTAAGTGAGCTCAATTTGGCGAATAACCAACTTTCCGGGAAGATCCCTGACGGAATTGGGAACATGACTGTGCTGAACTACCTTGATCTTTCGGGGAATAGGTTTTCGGGTCAGGTTCCGTTTGGATTGCAGAATATGAAGCTCAATGTGTTCAACTTATCGAACAATGAGTTATCCGGCGAGCTCCCGCCTTTGTTTGCGAAGGAGATGTATAGAAATAGCTTCTTGGGCAATCCTGGTCTTTGTGGAGACTTGGAGGGGTTGTGTGAGAGCAGAGCCGAGGAGAAGAGCCAGGGGTACATATGGTTGTTGAGGTGCATTTTCATTCTGGCGGCCTTGGTGTTTGTGGTGGGTGTGGTTTGGTTTTACTTCAAGTACAAGAGTTTCAAGAAGGCAAACAGTGTTATAGATAAGTCGAAGTGGACTTTGATGTCGTTTCACAAGCTGGGTTTCAGTGAGTATGAGATATTGGATTGCCTTGATGAGGATAATGTGATTGGTACTGGGGGGTCTGGGAAAGTGTACAAGGTTGTGCTGAGCAATGGTGAGGCTGTGGCAGTGAAGAAGTTGTGGAGAGGGAAAGTGAAGGAGTGTGATAGCGATGATGTTGAGAAGGGTTGGGTCCAAGACGATGGCTTTGAGGCAGAGGTTGATACTTTGGGGAAGATTAGGCACAAGAACATTGTGAAGCTTTGGTGTTGTTGTACTGCTAGGGATTGCAAGCTTTTGGTGTATGAGTACATGCCAAATGGTAGTCTTGGTGATTTGCTGCATAGTAGCAAAGCAGGGCTGCTGGATTGGCCTATAAGGTTCAAGATTGCTCTTGACTCTGCTGAAGGGCTTTCTTATCTGCACCATGATTGTGTTCCTGCTATTGTTCATAGAGATGTGAAATCGAACAATATATTGTTGGATGGGGATTTCGGAGCCAGAGTAGCCGATTTTGGTGTAGCTAAGGTGGTTGATGCTACTGGAAAAGGGGCTAAATCTATGTCAGTGATTGCAGGTTCTTGTGGTTACATTGCTCCAG AATATGCATACACACTGAGGGTGAATGAGAAGAGTGACATATACAGTTTTGGTGTGGTGATTTTGGAATTGGTAACTAGAAAACGTCCGGTTGACCCAGAATTTGGAGAAAAAGACTTAGTGAAGTGGGCCTGTACCACCTTGGATCAGAAAGGAGTGGACCATGTCATTGACCCCAAGCTCGACTCTTGTTACAAGGAAGAAATATGCAAGGTCCTCAATATAGGGCTCCTCTGCACCAGTCCTCTCCCGATCAATCGACCATCGATGAGAAGAGTGGTGAAGTTGTTGCAAGAAGCAGGCACAGAGAAGCATCCACAAATTAAGAAAGAAGGCAAATTGTCACCCTATTACTATGAAGATGCATCGGATCATGGAAGTGTAGCTTAA
- the LOC126789228 gene encoding receptor-like protein kinase HSL1 isoform X3 has product MIFPVAWLANSSSFVFQRKLVYGNSSPELISFKFECLISCFLLAMAFYGNSAKQFKQTIHLISSKNKQAEARAVRAYVAACTFFSLGMRFLQCAGTLLLWFFGPIPMFVSSIVLVIFLHVSEMITSPQKHIHPQSAVENHGENSDLERMCFRKWKASIQTQSLDEDNVIGSWSSGKVYKVSLNDGQAIAVKKLVREKKVCKSGDVEKGWDSDDGFEAEVATLEKIKHKNIMKLLDSFTTRDFKFLIYEYMPNGSLGDLLHSSKAGLLDWPRRCKIARDAAEGLCYLHHDCDPAIVHRDVKSNNILLDADFGARLADFRVAKIVDALDKGPKSMSVIKGSPGHIAQDNAYERRAKNSNVKGDIYCFGVVILELVTGKHPGDPDCGKKGLAKWVRTTLKQKGEEHVIDPKLDSCHLEEICRVLDIGIYCTKRLPFSRPSMTKVVKLIQQVSEEKNPKIAKKEA; this is encoded by the exons ATGATCTTTCCTGTAGCTTGGCTTGCAAACTCTTCCAGTTTTGTGTTTCAGAGAAAACTTGTGTATGGTAACTCGAGCCCAGAACTCATCAGCTTCAAGTTTGAATGCCTCATATCATGTTTCCTCCTCGCCATGGCATTCTATGGTAATTCAGCAAAGCAGTTCAAGCAAACGATCCATCTAATAAGCTCAAAGAACAAGCAAGCTGAGGCCAGGGCAGTGCGGGCTTATGTAGCAGCATGTACTTTCTTCTCACTTGGAATGAGATTCCTACAATGTGCTGGCACTCTGCTGCTATGGTTTTTCGGCCCTATCCCAATGTTTGTTTCCTCTATTGTTTTAGTCATATTTCTTCATGTCTCTGAAATGATTACTAGTCCACAGAAGCATATCCATCCTCAGAGTGCAGTTGAAAATCACGGAGAAAATTCAGATTTGGAACGGATGTGTTTTCGAAAGTGGAAAGCCAGTATCCAAACACAATCTCTTGATGAAGATAATGTAATTGGTAGTTGGTCTTCTGGGAAAGTGTACAAGGTTTCGCTAAACGATGGGCAGGCTATTGCAGTAAAGAAGCTGGTGCGAGAGAAAAAGGTGTGTAAGAGTGGTGATGTTGAGAAAGGTTGGGACAGTGACGATGGCTTTGAAGCAGAGGTCGCAACTTTGGAGAAGATAAAACACAAGAACATTATGAAGCTCTTGGATTCTTTTACTACAAGGGACTTCAAGTTCCTGATTTATGAGTACATGCCAAATGGTAGTCTTGGTGATTTGCTGCATAGTAGCAAAGCAGGGTTGCTGGATTGGCCTAGAAGGTGTAAGATTGCTCGTGATGCTGCTGAGGGGCTTTGTTATCTCCATCATGATTGTGATCCTGCTATTGTTCACAGAGATGTGAAATCAAACAACATATTGTTGGATGCTGATTTCGGAGCTCGATTGGCAGATTTCCGGGTAGCTAAGATAGTTGACGCATTGGATAAAGGGCCTAAATCCATGTCAGTCATTAAAGGTTCACCTGGTCACATTGCTCAAG ATAATGCATATGAACGACGGGCTAAGAACTCGAATGTGAAGGGTGATATATACTGCTTTGGTGTTGTCATTCTGGAATTAGTGACTGGGAAACATCCAGGTGACCCGGATTGTGGAAAAAAGGGTTTGGCTAAATGGGTCCGTACCACTTTGAAGCAGAAAGGAGAGGAGCATGTCATTGACCCCAAACTTGATTCTTGTCACTTGGAAGAAATATGCAGGGTCCTTGACATTGGGATTTACTGCACCAAACGTCTCCCATTCAGTCGACCATCCATGACAAAAGTGGTCAAACTAATCCAACAAGTGAGCGAAGAGAAAAATCCCAAGATTGCAAAGAAGGAAGCATAA
- the LOC126789228 gene encoding receptor-like protein kinase HSL1 isoform X1: MIFDKDDLDLLLVPGAILILFFYIVITSCRQGNDPHGTKREWVKRIMKVDTKEGLAVISSRIQETYACGAACLMIFPVAWLANSSSFVFQRKLVYGNSSPELISFKFECLISCFLLAMAFYGNSAKQFKQTIHLISSKNKQAEARAVRAYVAACTFFSLGMRFLQCAGTLLLWFFGPIPMFVSSIVLVIFLHVSEMITSPQKHIHPQSAVENHGENSDLERMCFRKWKASIQTQSLDEDNVIGSWSSGKVYKVSLNDGQAIAVKKLVREKKVCKSGDVEKGWDSDDGFEAEVATLEKIKHKNIMKLLDSFTTRDFKFLIYEYMPNGSLGDLLHSSKAGLLDWPRRCKIARDAAEGLCYLHHDCDPAIVHRDVKSNNILLDADFGARLADFRVAKIVDALDKGPKSMSVIKGSPGHIAQDNAYERRAKNSNVKGDIYCFGVVILELVTGKHPGDPDCGKKGLAKWVRTTLKQKGEEHVIDPKLDSCHLEEICRVLDIGIYCTKRLPFSRPSMTKVVKLIQQVSEEKNPKIAKKEA; the protein is encoded by the exons ATGATCTTCGACAAAGATGACCTTGATCTTTTGCTGGTTCCAGGTGCCATACTGATTCTATTTTTCTACATTGTAATCACAAGTTGCAGACAGGGAAATGATCCTCACGGCACTAAACGGGAGTGGGTGAAAAGAATCATGAAG GTTGATACAAAAGAAGGTCTTGCTGTGATCTCATCTAGGATACAAGAGACATATGCTTGCGGTGCAGCCTGCTTAATGATCTTTCCTGTAGCTTGGCTTGCAAACTCTTCCAGTTTTGTGTTTCAGAGAAAACTTGTGTATGGTAACTCGAGCCCAGAACTCATCAGCTTCAAGTTTGAATGCCTCATATCATGTTTCCTCCTCGCCATGGCATTCTATGGTAATTCAGCAAAGCAGTTCAAGCAAACGATCCATCTAATAAGCTCAAAGAACAAGCAAGCTGAGGCCAGGGCAGTGCGGGCTTATGTAGCAGCATGTACTTTCTTCTCACTTGGAATGAGATTCCTACAATGTGCTGGCACTCTGCTGCTATGGTTTTTCGGCCCTATCCCAATGTTTGTTTCCTCTATTGTTTTAGTCATATTTCTTCATGTCTCTGAAATGATTACTAGTCCACAGAAGCATATCCATCCTCAGAGTGCAGTTGAAAATCACGGAGAAAATTCAGATTTGGAACGGATGTGTTTTCGAAAGTGGAAAGCCAGTATCCAAACACAATCTCTTGATGAAGATAATGTAATTGGTAGTTGGTCTTCTGGGAAAGTGTACAAGGTTTCGCTAAACGATGGGCAGGCTATTGCAGTAAAGAAGCTGGTGCGAGAGAAAAAGGTGTGTAAGAGTGGTGATGTTGAGAAAGGTTGGGACAGTGACGATGGCTTTGAAGCAGAGGTCGCAACTTTGGAGAAGATAAAACACAAGAACATTATGAAGCTCTTGGATTCTTTTACTACAAGGGACTTCAAGTTCCTGATTTATGAGTACATGCCAAATGGTAGTCTTGGTGATTTGCTGCATAGTAGCAAAGCAGGGTTGCTGGATTGGCCTAGAAGGTGTAAGATTGCTCGTGATGCTGCTGAGGGGCTTTGTTATCTCCATCATGATTGTGATCCTGCTATTGTTCACAGAGATGTGAAATCAAACAACATATTGTTGGATGCTGATTTCGGAGCTCGATTGGCAGATTTCCGGGTAGCTAAGATAGTTGACGCATTGGATAAAGGGCCTAAATCCATGTCAGTCATTAAAGGTTCACCTGGTCACATTGCTCAAG ATAATGCATATGAACGACGGGCTAAGAACTCGAATGTGAAGGGTGATATATACTGCTTTGGTGTTGTCATTCTGGAATTAGTGACTGGGAAACATCCAGGTGACCCGGATTGTGGAAAAAAGGGTTTGGCTAAATGGGTCCGTACCACTTTGAAGCAGAAAGGAGAGGAGCATGTCATTGACCCCAAACTTGATTCTTGTCACTTGGAAGAAATATGCAGGGTCCTTGACATTGGGATTTACTGCACCAAACGTCTCCCATTCAGTCGACCATCCATGACAAAAGTGGTCAAACTAATCCAACAAGTGAGCGAAGAGAAAAATCCCAAGATTGCAAAGAAGGAAGCATAA
- the LOC126789244 gene encoding protein DMP6-like — MKIKLGAKESKHEGEPKLPLLHDTPLPELDEKRTLVQRAMNQTFQSTAHLANLLPTGTVLAFQLLAPIFTNQGSCDSVSRVMTAVLVGLCGASCFLLSFTDSYRDNKGNVCYGFATCKGLWIIDGSTSLAPEVAANFKLKFIDFLHAFMSILVFAAIALFDQNVVNCFDPAPSDKAEEVLTSLPVAIGVFCSMLFVVFPTKRHGIGFPLSAC; from the coding sequence ATGAAGATCAAGTTAGGAGCTAAGGAATCCAAGCATGAAGGTGAGCCAAAACTTCCCCTCTTGCACGACACACCGTTACCGGAACTAGATGAGAAAAGAACGCTGGTGCAGAGAGCCATGAACCAGACGTTTCAGAGCACAGCTCATTTGGCCAATCTTTTACCTACTGGAACAGTTCTTGCATTTCAACTTCTGGCACCTATATTCACAAACCAAGGCAGCTGCGATTCGGTCAGCAGGGTCATGACTGCTGTCCTTGTAGGCCTCTGTGGTGCTTCTTGTTTTCTACTCAGTTTCACTGATAGCTATAGGGACAACAAGGGGAATGTCTGCTATGGATTTGCTACATGCAAAGGCCTATGGATCATAGATGGCTCAACCTCCCTTGCACCAGAAGTGGCTGCAAATTTCAAATTGAAGTTTATAGATTTCCTCCATGCTTTCATGTCCATACTTGTATTTGCAGCTATTGCACTATTCGACCAGAATGTAGTGAATTGCTTCGATCCAGCACCCTCAGATAAGGCTGAGGAGGTTCTCACATCATTGCCAGTTGCCATTGGTGTATTCTGCAGTATGTTGTTCGTTGTGTTTCCAACCAAGCGCCATGGAATTGGATTCCCCCTCTCTGCATGCTAA